The Anabrus simplex isolate iqAnaSimp1 chromosome 1, ASM4041472v1, whole genome shotgun sequence genome window below encodes:
- the LOC136866018 gene encoding homologous-pairing protein 2 homolog → MASNDAVLKYLRDQNRPYSANDIFMNLHKEYGKTAVQKSLDYLVEKGKIKEKVYGKQKVYAVLQNDETASENMGKELNELDSQIGQATIELTSVDQELKASEILLRDILSTSTTEEALKEQKQIHERIKNLSAKLDTLSQNVAPVSPQERERIKKEYEKNLKEWRKRKLLCMDIVNSILEGYPKSKKALLEEIGVETDEDVGVAYPKV, encoded by the coding sequence ATGGCATCTAACGATGCTGTCTTGAAATATCTTCGTGATCAAAACCGCCCATACAGTGCAAATGATATTTTCATGAACTTGCATAAAGAATATGGCAAAACTGCTGTACAGAAGTCTTTAGACTATCTTGTAGAAAAAGGTAAAATAAAGGAAAAAGTATACGGCAAACAGAAAGTTTATGCTGTTCTACAAAATGATGAAACGGCCAGTGAAAACATGGGTAAGGAACTGAATGAGTTGGATTCACAAATAGGCCAGGCTACAATCGAGTTAACTTCGGTAGACCAGGAACTCAAAGCCTCGGAAATTCTGTTACGCGATATACTATCTACGTCCACAACCGAAGAAGCATTAAAGGAACAGAAGCAAATTCACGAAAGAATTAAAAATCTTTCTGCAAAGCTAGACACACTGTCTCAAAACGTAGCTCCAGTGTCACCACAAGAAAGAGAGAGGATTAAGAAGGAATATGAAAAGAACCtgaaagaatggaggaaaagaaaATTGCTCTGTATGGACATAGTTAATTCTATTCTCGAAGGCTACCCAAAATCGAAAAAGGCTCTCCTAGAAGAAATTGGAGTTGAAACAGATGAAGATGTTGGTGTGGCTTATCCCAAAGTTTGA